In a genomic window of Nitrospira sp. ND1:
- a CDS encoding ABC transporter ATP-binding protein has protein sequence MIDVVDLYKSFPMGGRELVVLNNINLHIKRGELIAIMGASGAGKSTLLQILGTLDRPTKGTVSFDGQNLFTLTEQEQAEFRNKRVGFVFQFHHLLPEFSALENACLPAMIQKRDMADVVGEATKLLGEVGLADRLHHKPGELSGGEQQRVSVARALMQQPDLVLADEPTGNLDSHTGDALFTLLRQLNRSRGTTFVIVTHNDKLSSQADRIVSMQDGMIVSS, from the coding sequence ATGATTGACGTCGTCGATCTCTACAAATCGTTTCCGATGGGCGGGCGGGAACTCGTCGTGTTGAATAACATCAACCTGCACATCAAACGCGGGGAATTGATCGCGATCATGGGCGCCTCCGGAGCCGGCAAGAGCACCCTGCTGCAAATCCTCGGAACCCTGGATCGCCCGACCAAAGGCACCGTGTCGTTCGACGGCCAGAATCTTTTTACGCTCACCGAGCAAGAGCAGGCGGAATTCCGCAACAAACGTGTCGGGTTCGTGTTTCAATTCCACCATCTGTTGCCGGAATTTTCCGCCCTCGAAAATGCCTGTCTCCCGGCGATGATTCAAAAACGCGATATGGCCGATGTCGTCGGCGAAGCGACGAAACTTCTCGGCGAGGTCGGTCTGGCCGATCGACTCCACCACAAACCGGGCGAACTCTCAGGCGGCGAGCAACAACGTGTCTCCGTCGCGCGCGCCTTGATGCAGCAGCCCGATCTGGTGCTGGCCGATGAACCGACAGGCAACCTTGACTCTCACACCGGCGACGCCCTCTTCACCTTGCTCCGTCAATTGAACCGCTCACGGGGAACTACGTTCGTCATCGTCACCCACAACGACAAGCTCTCATCGCAGGCCGATCGTATCGTCTCCATGCAGGACGGGATGATCGTGTCCTCATAG